In one window of Dromaius novaehollandiae isolate bDroNov1 chromosome W, bDroNov1.hap1, whole genome shotgun sequence DNA:
- the LOC112995784 gene encoding very long chain fatty acid elongase 7, whose product MAFSNLTSKAVLLYDEWIKDADPRVEGLLLMSSPFPTTIIIGAYIYFATSLGPKLMENKKPFELRHIMVYYNFGVVILSLYMTYEFLMSGWATGYSFRCEIVDYSRSPTALRMVRVCWLYYFSKFIELLDTVFFVLRKKNSQVTFLHVFHHSIMPWTWWFGVKFAPGGLGTFHALLNCIVHVVMYTYYGICSLGPAYHKYLWWKKYMTTIQLVQFIMVTGHIGQIYIMDDCQYQYPIFMFIIWLYGFMFLVLFLHFWYHAYTKGQRLPKMTKEKISKDQ is encoded by the exons ATGGCCTTTAGCAATCTGACATCAAAGGCTGTACTACTTTATGATGAATGGATTAAAGATGCCG ATCCAAGAGTGGAAGGCTTGCTGCTCATGTCTTCACCTTTTCCAACAACCATTATCATTGGAGCCTACATTTATTTTGCCACTTCTTTGGGACCCAAActcatggaaaataaaaagccttttgaaCTCAGGCACATAATGGTATATTACAATTTTGGTGTGGTAATCCTCTCCTTATATATGACTTATGAA tttcttatGTCAGGCTGGGCCACAGGGTATTCATTCCGATGTGAGATTGTTGACTACTCAAGGTCACCTACAGCTCTAAGA ATGGTACGAGTTTGTTGGCTTTACTATTTCTCCAAGTTCATTGAATTATTAGACACT GTATTTTTTGTTCTGCGTAAGAAGAACAGCCAAGTGACATTCCTGCATGTCTTTCATCATTCCATCATGCCATGGACCTGGTGGTTTGGAGTCAAATTTGCTCCAG GTGGTTTAGGAACGTTTCATGCTTTGTTGAACTGTATTGTACATGTCGTCATGTATACTTATTATGGAATCTGTTCTTTGGGACCAGCCTATCATAAATATTTGTGGTGGAAAAAATACATGACAACTATACAGCTT GTCCAGTTTATTATGGTTACAGGCCACATAGGACAAATCTACATTATGGATGATTGTCAGTACCAGTATCCAATTTTCATGTTTATTATTTGGCTATATGGCTTTATGTTTTTAGTCTTGTTTCTCCACTTCTGGTACCATGCTTACACAAAGGGGCAAAGACTACCAAagatgacaaaagaaaagatcAGCAAAGATCAGTGA